The Armatimonadota bacterium nucleotide sequence CTCATCGCCGAAAGCGGAAGGATCGTGCCCCCGGCCCTGTTGTGTGTGTTCTCAAGGCAAATGAGCTTTACGCCAGGCGTGTGGATCGAGCGCTTGGTGATGTGCCGCTCGACGTCCTCCGGGTCCATGACCCCAAGCTTGGAAGGGAGGGTCCATGTGAGGACCTGCCCAAGTACCGCCGGGCCGCCGCACTCATAGTAGAGCATGTGCGCTTCCTCTTCAAAGAGCACCGCGTCTCCGCGCTCGGTCCAGCTTGGGACGGCGATTTGGTTGCTCATCGTGCCGCTGGGCACATAGACGGCGGCTTCCTTGCCGGTTCGCTCACAGGCGATCCTCTCGAGTTCGAGCACCGTCGGCTCATCGCCAAGAACATCGTCGCCGAGGGCGGCTTTCATGATCGCCTCGTACATCTCGGGCGTCGGCCGCGTGACGGTGTCGGACCGCAGGTCGACGATGTCTTTCTGGGCTTCGGGTACGTTGAACTCGGTAGCCATGGTTTGGATTATTATGGGCTACACGCAGGTCGGGCAAAGCCCGGGCTGCCGATCAACGGTCCGGTGTGCGCGCAAACGACTCAAAGCTAACCCAATCTTCGATTTGATTCCTCCGACCGCCTCCAAAGGCAATGGCACGTTCCAGTGCGCCGGCCGGCACCAAATAGAGTTCCCTTCCATTTCGCCTCAAGTAGAGGCCCTGGTAGGGATCGCCGCAATACTCTTCGATGGGTTTGTTCAGCAAGAGCATCTTCCCAACAATCGTTGCCGTTCGGTTCAGGCGCCAGCGATCCATACATCCTCTCGTTTCAAGGGAAACGCGAATGTGATGGTCAGGCTCGACCGTGATCGTCAGGCTGCTTGACGTTAGTCCTCCGTGGGAACGCCAGCGGCCGACCACGTCCTTAGGCCGAAAGGCCACGGCTCCCTCGGGAGCCATATAACTGGATGGAGGCTTCCAAGAGCTCAATCGCTCTTCGCACATCATGGACGAAAACTGGATTTGTTCCACCAAGGGAGCGAAAATGACCAGCCGAAATCCAAATGCGATGGCGTTTGTGATCATGTTAAGCCTCGTCGTCCATTGCGGGCCGTTATCGGTTGAACTCTACCTTGAACAGCCCCCCATCTCCCGCTTCCAAGTGAACCTTGGCGTTGAACTTCTCGCCTGTCTTCACTGCCGGAATCGCGTCTCCTCCCGCAGCAGGCACCAGCGTAAAGCCATTCCTCAAGAACTCCGGGAACACGCTGACATTCAGAGTCCTGACCTTGAAGACGTCGGGGTTGACCAGATACACGTAAAGCCCGCCCTCGCCGAAGAACACCGAGTCCAGCCCGTCCGAGCAGGTGTTCCGGGCCCCCTCGGCTTCAAGCTCCTCGAGCACCGGCGCGATCTTGCGTATCTGTGCCGTGAGCCTGCCCACCTCATCCCAGAGCGCGCGGGGTTGATACTTCCCGTCCACCAGGCCGCCCATTTCGATTCCCTTCTTGGGGTCGAGCCATTCGGTCTGATACAAGAACCAAAAGATCCCTTTGCAGCCTGCGGCGAGCGCAGTATGCGTCATCCGCCGTAGCTCCGCAGGCGTCGGATACCGCAGGCTTCCGGTAATCGCGTGGCATTGAATAACCGCCCAAGCGTCCGCCGTGTAGAAGCCGGCGCCGGCTGCCGCTTTGAACGCCACGTCCTCGAAGCGCTTGAGAGCCTTCTCATCGCCGACGGGAGTGTTGACACCCAACGGGTAGCAATCAAAAGCGACCACATCGCTGTGGGTCTCGCTGAGGAACTTCGTAACGTGGTCGGCTTCGATAATGCAAGTGAACGGAGGCATCTTCGGGTTGAAGCGCTTTAGTTCACGGGCTACGGCGGCGTAGGTCGGCATCACCTCCTTCCATGGCTCATCGAGGAGTTGAACCCGCGCTAGAGCGGGGTGGTTTTGAATCGGCTTGAGGCGCTCTTCAAAGGCGGCTCGCAGGGCGTCAGTTTTTGGCGTGCCTCCCTTGCGAACTGCCTCACCGATCGGCCCCCCTTCATGTCCAAGCTCCAAGATGAGCTTGATGCCGGCCTTCTGCGCCGAATCCAGGAGTGAGCTGAAATGGTCAGGGGTCGTGTTCGGCGCCACGGCGATGTTGCACCCGTGGGCTGCTATGTCCTTGAAGTTCGCCAGATAGAGCGGCTCGGCCTGCTTAGGGTCGATCGGGATTAAATTGTGCCTGAACTCCCCGGCGCCGCCCTCGTACCAAACGCCCAGGGGAAAGTCATCGGACGCGGTCAACGAGGCCGCAAGCAGGAGCAATGAACTCAACAACATACCGCCCTTAGGTTTCTCTGCTGAGTGCGCCGGGTCCTTCAGGCCGGCACTTCGCAGCACCCCCGCGCGGTTGGCAACTCCACAACTCGATAGCCGCCCTTCGAGATCCAAGGGGATGTTAGGTGAAAGCGAATTGCAATGCTCTGGATTTTGGCGTCACCAAAGACCCCAAGGCCTGAAAGGCCGCCCTATCGCCTTTCCCAGCCTCCCTCAGTACTTGACGTTGCAGCCGTACGCCTGCGTCCTAGGAGTCGAAACCGCCTTGCCTGCCTTCACTTCGGCCCACGCCCTGCGAAGGTAGTTCTCCGACTTCAAAATCGCCTCACCGGACGCCGACGGATCGTTGTCGATCGCGCCGTTATAGAGCATCTCACCTTTGGGCGAGATCAGCACGATCTGCGGTGTCGCGGTGGCTTTGTAGGCCCTGCCCACTGTTCCGGCCGAGTCCAACAGGATGTTGCTCGGAGCCCCACCAAACCGCTTCATCGTGTCGAAAGCATTGTCGGCCGTCACGTGGCCCTGCTTTCCGGGCGCCGAGGAGCAAATGGAGAGCCAAACGACGCCCTGATCGATGAACTCTTTCTGGAGCTTGGGGATGTTGCCGCTTCGGTAATGCTTCCCCACTACCGGACAGCCGTAATTCCACCACTCCAGCACCACATACTTCCCCTTGAAGTCCCCCAAGGAGACCGGTTTGCTGGCGGCTGAATCGAGTTTGAAGTCGGGAGCAGCCGTAGGCCCAGCTTGCCCCGCGATGGCGAAAGCGCTCACCAGCGCGGCGCCTGCAAACAGTGCGATCAAGATTCGTTTCATCCTAGGTCACCCCAATGGTCTGGGATCTCAATCCCTACTTGCTTGCATCAACGATGTACGAAGTCTCTTTGTTCTGAGAATCCCACACAACAAGAACGCCGCCAACTTGGCCGCTTCTTTTGTTGCGGTCGACCGGCGTCATCCGAATCTCGACGATCGAGCCGCTCTTGCTGTTGCGGAATCCGATGTCTTGCTTGCTCTCAAGCTCAAATTGGTCCGAGACCCGTGGAAAGAAGTACGCGCTTGAAGGCGGATAAGGGACCGGGACCTCTCCGACTACTGTGGCCCGCCCGCTCACCCACCAACACTTGAACGCATTCACTTTAATGCTTGCCGGATACCGGGTCCAGTCGATCCTTACCTTTGGACCCTTGCCCTTGCCGCGGAGAGCCGCTTGCACCGGTAGGGTGGCCTTCGAGGAGCCCAGAACACACGCCTCCTTACAGGCCATCCAATCCACCTTCACCCCGAAGACTCCTTTGGCTGCAGAGCGCTGACCTGGGGGGAACGCCACCTTGGCGAGGAAGGCGACCCTTCCCTCGTACCCGAAGTTGACGATGCCTCCGTCCTCAAAGACCTTGGGTGTGGGCCACCAAGTCGATACGATCTCGTAGCCATTTGGCGTTGACCACTCCAGCTTGGTGGCGATCCCCGATGCGCCCGGGTTCTCCCAGTAAACGTGCCATCCGGGGTCAACGTCAAGCTGCGCCGCAAGCCAGAGTGACCTGGCGTTTGCGGGTCCCTCCACGGCCGAGAGCGATAGCTTGGCGTGTCCCTGAACCGGTGAACTCGCGCCGTTGGCCCGGAGACAAGCAAGCAGAATCAAACCGGCAGAGCAAAGCCCCATAACCCTAATGACGTCTGAGGCGCCGTTGCGGACACCGGTCACCTTTTGCCGGCTGGCACGTAGAGCCAGGACGCCCGGTCCACAAACTGCAGTGCCGCATCCTTCAGGTCCTCAAGGCGGACCATCTTGGCGCGGGCAGCCAGCTTGCTCCAGTCGAACGACTGGCCGGCCATCGCCCTCCAAAACAGACTCGAAAAGTCTCGGTCCGTGGGCTCCTCTCCAAGCGGCCCAGTTCCCGTCAAGTAAACGGGCTCGGGCCAGGATCCCTGGTCGTAAGTCGCAGAAAGGAGGGCGAGCGCCGTCTTGAGCGTGGCGTCACTCCAGCGGCCGATGTCTGCTCTCAGTGCATCGCGAATCGCCTTCTCGTCCTCGCGACGGATCTGGGAAGACGTTGCGCACAGCCTGGGCCGAAACCCAAACGCCGTGGGCGTGAGAAAAGCTTCCTGTCGATAGCTCCAGCCGTTGGCCTCCCGAAGGACCCTATAGACCGCGCCTGATTTCCCGATCCCAAGCGCCGAAATCATCAGGAGCCGAGTTGCGAGCGCGCCGTCCCAGTAGGGAAATTCGGGTCCGCGAAGCTCGAATGATGCCGCACCAAATCCCGTATCCATGGGCAAGAACCGGTTGACTGCCGGGCCGGGCAGACGTGTGCCAGGTAGCTCCGGTGCCCAGCTGGCCAGCTTCTGATCCCAGCGCCTGCGAGCTTCGGGGCCGTCCACCTGGCCCGAAAACACCACGCGCACCCTCTCCGGTCGAAATGCCGCTCGATAGAGTGCCTCGACCTGGCGCTGCTCCACCCCGCCCAGGTCCAGGACCTCGGGGTTCAGCGACGCCAGCCAGGGTGCCTGAAGTGCCTCTTGGATTGCGCGCGCTTTCGCCAAGTTGGCCTCACCGAAGCCGGGGCTCTGGACCATCGACCCCAGAAGCGCGATGGCCGTGGCGAGGTTTCCGGGGGGAAAGACAAGCCTAACCCGAATGTGGCTCGACAGGACCTCCACAAGGGGCGGCTCTCCGGTCTGACTCGCGAAGCTGCGCAGCTTCGCCTCGGAATATGCCCCGTTTTCGAGCAAGAGACACCGTCCGAGGAGGGTGGCGACGGCAGGGTCCGTCTGCCCGAGCCCCGCCAGCGGGATCAAAGCCTGCACCACGAGGTGCTCGGCATTGGGGTCCTGGCGAATCTCGATCGGCAGGCCAATCGGCATGGCTTGCGTCGAACCCCTGTCGACATCGATCAGCGGCAATCCCTTTGCCCGCGTCCTTGGCGAAGCTGCGCCCTGGATCGTGCAAGCAGTCTCGACCCCCAATGAGGCGACCCCTTTGTCGAAATCGGCTTGGGTCATATCCTCCAGGTTCTCGAGCATCGTTTCGAGCCGCGCGCCAGGGGCTTGAGTGAGGCAATAGGCGCGCCAGAAGAGACCCTGCTCCGAGTCTGCCAGCCTGGTCTTCAGCCACCGCCTCGCCAGGTTCTTCCCCTCGCCGAACGTGGGCCGCTCCGCGTCATTCCAGTGCACCGCCGTGCTTCGATTCTTGCCGACGAGCACGACGCCATTACGAATGGTGGGTGTGTAGGTCACATAGGCGCCCTCGTTCTTCGCCGCAAGCGCGAGCGCAGCCGCGAGGACCCAAACCGTTCGGGGCTCGGACATCGAGGGCACCCCAACCGCCAACCCGGAGCCGGTCAGTTCCGAGCTTTCAACCCGCGCACCTTTCATGGGCGAGGAACGAAGCTGCCAGGGAGTCGGCCCCATTTCAGGAATCTCCGAGAACGCCTTTGCCACTTGGTTGGAGGTCGTTTCAGGGTCGACCGGACCCGAGACGGCCACAACCATGTGGCGGGATCGCAGAAGGCTCCTCTGCAGAGTTGAAAGAGATTGGGGAGTTGCCGCCACAAGAGCTGAGGCCGTGCCGTTAGG carries:
- a CDS encoding redoxin domain-containing protein, with the protein product MKRILIALFAGAALVSAFAIAGQAGPTAAPDFKLDSAASKPVSLGDFKGKYVVLEWWNYGCPVVGKHYRSGNIPKLQKEFIDQGVVWLSICSSAPGKQGHVTADNAFDTMKRFGGAPSNILLDSAGTVGRAYKATATPQIVLISPKGEMLYNGAIDNDPSASGEAILKSENYLRRAWAEVKAGKAVSTPRTQAYGCNVKY
- a CDS encoding insulinase family protein; the protein is MPALTCLLLLGCALGQSSSRLTSELPNGIFVMVQRLPEARRVTSRLMIASRGAEETLATQGHRHLLEHLWAKGADGKLDAALEAEGMILSAQTLRDATEFSITGPRESFSKQIQALKSLLKPRSFDLQEVKREARIVGEEVLLEPDSRTMSRLAWQAVYGANGCDPNGTASALVAATPQSLSTLQRSLLRSRHMVVAVSGPVDPETTSNQVAKAFSEIPEMGPTPWQLRSSPMKGARVESSELTGSGLAVGVPSMSEPRTVWVLAAALALAAKNEGAYVTYTPTIRNGVVLVGKNRSTAVHWNDAERPTFGEGKNLARRWLKTRLADSEQGLFWRAYCLTQAPGARLETMLENLEDMTQADFDKGVASLGVETACTIQGAASPRTRAKGLPLIDVDRGSTQAMPIGLPIEIRQDPNAEHLVVQALIPLAGLGQTDPAVATLLGRCLLLENGAYSEAKLRSFASQTGEPPLVEVLSSHIRVRLVFPPGNLATAIALLGSMVQSPGFGEANLAKARAIQEALQAPWLASLNPEVLDLGGVEQRQVEALYRAAFRPERVRVVFSGQVDGPEARRRWDQKLASWAPELPGTRLPGPAVNRFLPMDTGFGAASFELRGPEFPYWDGALATRLLMISALGIGKSGAVYRVLREANGWSYRQEAFLTPTAFGFRPRLCATSSQIRREDEKAIRDALRADIGRWSDATLKTALALLSATYDQGSWPEPVYLTGTGPLGEEPTDRDFSSLFWRAMAGQSFDWSKLAARAKMVRLEDLKDAALQFVDRASWLYVPAGKR